Proteins from one Bos indicus x Bos taurus breed Angus x Brahman F1 hybrid chromosome 19, Bos_hybrid_MaternalHap_v2.0, whole genome shotgun sequence genomic window:
- the HEXIM2 gene encoding protein HEXIM2, giving the protein MKDWEQKKVASPNQPPPAALEEAKISGTCGSPRTSPEPHDPGGSQPLTPRMESHSEEEDRPGAGGGLGWNGRSPRTQSLGACSAEAMLARKKHRRRPSKRKRHWRPYLELSWAEKQQRDERQSQRASRVREEMFAKGQPVAPYNTTQFLMNDRDPEEPNLDVPQGASHPGSSGESEAGDSDGQGRARGEFQQKDFSEAYERYHTESLQGRSKEELVRDYLDLERRLSQAEEEMRRLRQLRGCTNWRPCYQVEELAAEVERLRTENQRLRQENEMWNREGGRRGGQPGS; this is encoded by the exons ATGAAAGATTGGGAACAGAAGAAGGTGGCTTCTCCAAACCAACCACCACCAgctgccctggaggaggccaag ATCTCTGGCACTTGTGGGAGCCCCCGAACATCCCCTGAGCCTCATGACCCTGGAGGTTCCCAGCCCCTGACCCCTCGGATGGAGAGCCACTCAGAGGAGGAAGACCGTCCTGGGGCCGGCGGTGGCCTGGGCTGGAATGGTAGGAGTCCCCGCACCCAGAGCCTAGGGGCTTGTTCCGCAGAGGCCATGCTGGCCCGGAAGAAACACCGCCGGCGGCCCTCAAAGCGCAAGAGGCACTGGCGGCCCTACTTGGAGCTCAGCTGGGCTGAAAAGCAACAGCGGGACGAGAGGCAGAGCCAGCGGGCCTCCCGGGTCCGAGAGGAGATGTTCGCCAAAGGCCAGCCTGTAGCACCCTACAACACCACCCAGTTCCTGATGAATGACCGAGACCCCGAGGAGCCCAACCTGGATGTGCCCCAGGGGGCCTCCCACCCAGGCTCCAGCGGGGAGAGTGAGGCCGGGGACAGTGACGGGCAGGGCCGTGCTCGTGGGGAGTTCCAGCAGAAGGATTTCTCCGAGGCCTACGAGCGGTATCACACTGAGAGCCTGCAGGGCCGCAGCAAGGAGGAACTGGTGCGAGACTACCTGGATCTGGAGAGGCGGCTGTCCCAAGCTGAGGAGGAGATGAGGAGGCTGCGGCAGCTGCGGGGATGCACCAACTGGCGCCCCTGTTACCAAGTGGAGGAACTGGCTGCCGAGGTAGAGAGGCTCCGGACGGAGAACCAGCGACTTCGGCAGGAGAATGAGATGTGGAACCGAGAAGGTGGCCGCCGTGGTGGGCAGCCAGGCAGCTAG